The Flavobacterium sp. 140616W15 sequence CCTACATTTCCCCATTGCATGATGGCGCTTTTTAGAGAAACATTTTGTTTTAATACCGAACGGGCATCTGATGTTTTTAACTCAATTTGAGGATGTACAACAGTAGCGTATAATTCTTCAGGGCTGTCAATTTTTATAATATCAAGCGGATTGTAGCTTCTTACCAAAGTAAAACCACCCAAAAGGGCAGGGGCAACATTATCGGCATGAGCGTTTCCGCTGGCTAATTTCTCACCTTGCATGGCAAATTGAACCAAATCTTTTCTAGAATATGGGTTTCCTAATAACTCATTGATTCCCAAAACAGCTCCGGCAGAACTGGCAGCACTGCTTCCGATACCGCTTCCGGCTTTGATGTTCTTATAAATCTCAATTTCAAATCCTATCGTTATTGGACTAAAATCTCTTTCATATGCTTCAAGCATAGCTAAAGCAGCAACACCTGAGACATTTTTTTCTGTTTCCAAAGGCAAATCGGCACCAACAATTTTTGTGATACGAACCCCTTTCTGGACAGATTCACGAACAATCATTTCATCGCCCGCAGTTTCTAAACAAAGTCCGAGAACATCAAATCCACACGAGAGATTGGCAATTGTTGCCGGACAAAATAGTTTTATTTCTTTCATTTTCTTTTAAGGTTCAGAGAGGCAAAGGCTCAGAGGTTCAAAGGTTTTGCCAATCATTGTTTTTTATTTCTAGTTTCAGGTTTCAGGTTTCAGGTTTTATAGGGTGCGCTACAACAACTTGAAACTTGAAACTTGAAACAAAATTTTACACATTTCCAATTCGAATTACATCTGCAAAAATCCCCGAAGCAGTAACTGCAGCTCCGGCACCAGCACCTTTTATAAGCAAAGGCTGATCAACATAACGATCAGTGTAAAACAATACGATATTATCTTTTCCTTCCAGATTATAGAACGGATGATCTTTAGGTATAAATTGTAATCCAACACTAGCTTTTCCGTTTTCGAATTGCGCTACATATTTTAACCTAGAATCTTTACTTAGCGCTTCGTCATAGATAGCTTTAAAATGTGGAGCATGTTTTGTTAGAGATGCAAAAAAGTCTTCATTGTTAGTTGTAGCAAGAGATTCAGCAGGCATAAAAGATTCATTCGCAATAGCATCAATATCCATTTCGTAACCGCTTTCGCGAATTAGAATCAGGATTTTTCGAGCTACATCAATTCCGCTTAAGTCAATTTTTGGATCAGGTTCTGTGAAACCTTGTACTCCCGCTTCTTTTACAACATCATGAAAAGAGTTGTTCTCATCAAAATTATTAAAGATAAAATTTAAGCTTCCAGATAAAACAGCTTGAATTTTGTGTACTTTGTCACCAGAAGCGATTAAGTTTTTTACAGTATCTATAATTGGCAATCCAGCACCTACATTAGTTTCGAATAAAAATGGAGCGTTAAACTGACGTGATAAATTTTTCAGTTTCTTGTAATTGTCATATTCAGATGAACAAGCAATTTTATTACAAGTAACTACAGCAATACTTTGTTTCAAGAACTCTTCGTAAGTCTCAGAAACACTTGCATTTGCAGTAATGTCAACAAAAATACTGTTACGTAAATTCAAATCTTTAGCACGTGCAATAAAAGCCTCCTTGTTGGCAGTTTCTCCATTTTCAAGAGCCGATTGCCACTCTTTAAGAGAAATGCTATCTTCATCAAAAATCATTTTTCTCGAATTAGACAAGGCAATAACGCGAACATTTATTTTTAGGTTTTCTTTTAAAAACTTTCTTTGACTATGAATCTGTTCAATGAATTTTTCACCCACATTTCCAACTCCCATTACAAACAGGTTGAGTTGTTTGGTGTTTTCTTCAAAGAAGTTCTCGTGTAGAGTATTCAACGCTTTTTTTACATCACGTTCGTTAATTACAACCGAGATATTTCTTTCGGATGCACCTTGAGCAATAGCACGAATATTTACATTGTTTTTCCCTAAAGTACTAAACATTCTTCCGCTTAGACCTTGATGGTTTTTCATGTTTTCGCCAACCAAAGCAATAATGCAAAGGTTTTTCTCTACGATGCAAGGATCAACTTTATTTTGAATAATTTCTACTTCAAAAGCACCATTTATTGCTTGTTCAGCATTTTCAGCATCAGCATTTAAAATTCCAATACAAATAGAATGCTCAGATGAAGCTTGAGTTATAAAAATAACATTGATACTCTCGTTAGACAGAACTTCAAAAAGGCGCTTTGAAGAGCCAGAAACTCCAATCATTCCCGGACCTTCAAGAGTTATTAATGAAATATTATCGATATGGCTAATTCCTTTTACAATAGTATCTTTTGATGAAATTTGATTTGAAATATAAGTTCCCTCAGATTCAGGTTCAAAAGTATTCTTGATTACAATAGGAATATTTTTTCTTAGAACAGGCTGAATTGTAGGTGGATACAAAACTTTAGCACCAAAGTGTGATAACTCCATCGCTTCCTGATAAGAGATTGTTACAATTGGTTGTGCTTGTTTAACTATTTTAGGATTGGCAGTGTACATTCCGTTTACATCAGTCCATATTTCTAAAACTTTGGCATTAAGAGCTCCAGCCAAAATTGCTGCAGAATAGTCCGATCCACCACGTCCTAATGTAGTAATGATCCCATCAAGAGAGGAAGCAATAAAACCGGGCATGATAACAACTTGAGCTTTGTTTTCAGAAAAGTAATCGCGTATTAATTGATTTGTAACTTCAAAATTTACAGCAGCTTTTCCAAAGTGGTTGTTGGTTTTAATAAGTTCACGGCTGTCTTTATAACCGCTATTTTTATTCGTTTGTTTTAAAGCCTCGGCAATAATATAAGACGAAAGCAATTCACCAAAACTAAGGATAGTATCGGCAGTTCTATTAGATAGCTCACCTAATAAGAAACAGCCATCAAGTAATGTTTCAAGGTGGTTTATAATTCTTTTTACGTGGCTTAATAAGCTACTTTGTTCGCTAACAGGAATCAGCGCTTTTAAAGTGTCTAAATGTTTTTTTTCAATTTCGGCAACTATATCTTTATAACTTTCGTCATTAGAAGCAGCTTTTGCGGCGGCAGTCTGAAGTAAATCAGTTACTTTGCTTAAAGCAGAAACGACAACTATTAATTGATCTTGTTCTGATTTTTGGTTTACAATTTCTAAAACTCGTTTTATATTTTCTGCATTGGCGACTGAAGTTCCACCAAATTTTAATATTTTCATTGTGTGTGTGTTATTTTATAAATGCAAGTGTTTATACGTATTCAATGCCTTTTTTCTTTCAAGAAAAAAAGTATGGATAGCCTGGATTATATGTAAAAATGTATACCCCTAAGGGGTAGTAGTAATTGTAGAAGTTGTTGTAGCAGTAATTGCAACCCAGTTTTGAGTTGTTATCGAAGAGTGATATTTTATACTGTTATCTTTCATTTTTGATTTTCCAAATGTACAGGTTTTTATAGTGAGCAAAAAATTTAATCGGATTTTTACGAATATTTTAATAATAGGTAGGACAATATTCTAATTCTGATTATTTGGTAAAATTTAATGCTTCAAAATAGAAGATTCATATATTTACCTGAGATTAAGAATGTTATTTTTCTGAAATGGAGAGCGGATTTAAAATAATTAGACAAAAAATGTATTCAGTTTGTTGTAAAACATAATTTTTGTACAAACTTTAGATAAAACAGTAAAAAATATTGAGATTATGTTCTATGCTTTTTTTTTATAAATACTTTGGACGTTGCACTTGTAATCTGTCTAATGATTGATGAATACAGGTTTTTGTAAGATAAAAGAGATTTCTTGCTATTGATGTATCGATATAGTATTTTTAATTATTAGCAAAAAAGGTTGCTTTTTAATATTGATTTGCTGAATTTTGACATTCAAATACAAAGTAATATGAGCAATATCCATTATATCAGTACAGAGTTACTGAATTTAGAACAATTACAAGAAATTATTGTAGAGCAAAAAACATTAGAACTGTCTGAAGAGGCTAAAGTTAATGTTCAGAAATGTAGAGATTACTTAGATAAAAAAATGGCTTCGCATTCAGATCCTATTTATGGAATCAATACAGGATTTGGATCGCTTTGTAATGTAAAAATATCCAATGAGAATTTATCTAAACTACAAGAGAACCTTGTAAAATCGCACGCTTGCGGAACAGGTGATGAGGTACCACAAGAAATTGTAAAACTGATGTTGTTGCTTAAAATACAATCTTTAAGTTACGGACATTCGGCGATTCAATTGGTAACATTAGAGCGTTTAGTATCATTTTACAACAATAATGTTTTACCAGTTGTATATACACAAGGGTCACTAGGAGCATCTGGAGATTTAGCGCCATTAGCGCATTTATCATTGCCATTATTAGGTGAAGGTGAAGTATATTTTGAAGGAAAGAAAGTGCATTCAAGCGAAATCTTAAAGCATTTTAATTGGGAGCCAATTATCTTAAAATCTAAGGAAGGATTGGCATTATTAAACGGAACCCAGTTTATGAGTGCTTACGGAGCGCATATATTAATGAAAGCTTATAAGTTTTCTTATTTAGCCGATTTAATTGGAGCTATTTCTCTAGAAGGTTTTGATGGAAGAATTGAACCTTTTAACGAATTAATTCACTTTATTCGCCCTCATAAAGGACAAATTGTTACTGCACAGCGCATCAAAGAACTTTTAGAAGGAAGTGAAATTATTGAACAAGTAAAAACACATGTTCAGGATCCATATTCATTCCGTTGTATGCCACAAGTTCATGGGGCTTCAAAAGATGCAATTGATTATGTAAGCAAGGTTTTTAAAATAGAGATAAATTCAGTTACCGATAATCCTAATATATTTATAGAAAGTGATCAGATTATTTCAGGAGGTAATTTCCACGGACAGCCTTTGGCATTAGCCTTAGATTTTATGGCAATTGCTTTGGCTGAATTAGGAAGTATCTCTGAAAGAAGAACCTATCAGTTAATTTCGGGATTGCGTAATCTTCCAGCATTTTTAGTAGATAATCCAGGATTAAATTCAGGATTGATGATTCCACAATATACCGCAGCAAGTATTGCAAGTCAAAACAAGCAATTGGCAACTCCAGCAAGTGTAGATAGTATTGTTTCAAGTAATGGACAAGAAGATCACGTGAGTATGGGAGCAAATGGAGCTACAAAAGCATTGCGTGTTATGGATAATTTAGAGCGTATTTTGGCTATCGAATTACTGAATGCTTCACAGGCAATTGCTTATAGAAAACCAATGAAATCTAGCGATTTTATAGAGATGTTTTTAAGTAGCTACCGCGAGGTAGTGCCATTGGTTACTGAGGATAGAATCTTACATTATGATATCGAAAAAACAATTTCATTCTTGAATAGTTTTCAAATTGAAAACGATTTGTTAACAATGGCTTAACATAACGAAAGAATAATGAAGTAATTTTGCAGTATTAAAAACGTAAAAATGTCAATAAACAGTATTTTCCAATTTTTAGTGCCGAAAGACAAGAAATTCTTTCCACTTTTTGAAGAAGCATCAAGTAATCTA is a genomic window containing:
- the hutH gene encoding histidine ammonia-lyase, coding for MSNIHYISTELLNLEQLQEIIVEQKTLELSEEAKVNVQKCRDYLDKKMASHSDPIYGINTGFGSLCNVKISNENLSKLQENLVKSHACGTGDEVPQEIVKLMLLLKIQSLSYGHSAIQLVTLERLVSFYNNNVLPVVYTQGSLGASGDLAPLAHLSLPLLGEGEVYFEGKKVHSSEILKHFNWEPIILKSKEGLALLNGTQFMSAYGAHILMKAYKFSYLADLIGAISLEGFDGRIEPFNELIHFIRPHKGQIVTAQRIKELLEGSEIIEQVKTHVQDPYSFRCMPQVHGASKDAIDYVSKVFKIEINSVTDNPNIFIESDQIISGGNFHGQPLALALDFMAIALAELGSISERRTYQLISGLRNLPAFLVDNPGLNSGLMIPQYTAASIASQNKQLATPASVDSIVSSNGQEDHVSMGANGATKALRVMDNLERILAIELLNASQAIAYRKPMKSSDFIEMFLSSYREVVPLVTEDRILHYDIEKTISFLNSFQIENDLLTMA
- a CDS encoding homoserine kinase, yielding MKEIKLFCPATIANLSCGFDVLGLCLETAGDEMIVRESVQKGVRITKIVGADLPLETEKNVSGVAALAMLEAYERDFSPITIGFEIEIYKNIKAGSGIGSSAASSAGAVLGINELLGNPYSRKDLVQFAMQGEKLASGNAHADNVAPALLGGFTLVRSYNPLDIIKIDSPEELYATVVHPQIELKTSDARSVLKQNVSLKSAIMQWGNVGGLIAGLYTKDYDLIGRSLHDEIVEPLRSVLIPGFDLIKQAALENGALGSGISGSGPSIFALSRGKETAVKIAKAMSEVYDNINLPYEIHISQINPEGVRII
- the thrA gene encoding bifunctional aspartate kinase/homoserine dehydrogenase I gives rise to the protein MKILKFGGTSVANAENIKRVLEIVNQKSEQDQLIVVVSALSKVTDLLQTAAAKAASNDESYKDIVAEIEKKHLDTLKALIPVSEQSSLLSHVKRIINHLETLLDGCFLLGELSNRTADTILSFGELLSSYIIAEALKQTNKNSGYKDSRELIKTNNHFGKAAVNFEVTNQLIRDYFSENKAQVVIMPGFIASSLDGIITTLGRGGSDYSAAILAGALNAKVLEIWTDVNGMYTANPKIVKQAQPIVTISYQEAMELSHFGAKVLYPPTIQPVLRKNIPIVIKNTFEPESEGTYISNQISSKDTIVKGISHIDNISLITLEGPGMIGVSGSSKRLFEVLSNESINVIFITQASSEHSICIGILNADAENAEQAINGAFEVEIIQNKVDPCIVEKNLCIIALVGENMKNHQGLSGRMFSTLGKNNVNIRAIAQGASERNISVVINERDVKKALNTLHENFFEENTKQLNLFVMGVGNVGEKFIEQIHSQRKFLKENLKINVRVIALSNSRKMIFDEDSISLKEWQSALENGETANKEAFIARAKDLNLRNSIFVDITANASVSETYEEFLKQSIAVVTCNKIACSSEYDNYKKLKNLSRQFNAPFLFETNVGAGLPIIDTVKNLIASGDKVHKIQAVLSGSLNFIFNNFDENNSFHDVVKEAGVQGFTEPDPKIDLSGIDVARKILILIRESGYEMDIDAIANESFMPAESLATTNNEDFFASLTKHAPHFKAIYDEALSKDSRLKYVAQFENGKASVGLQFIPKDHPFYNLEGKDNIVLFYTDRYVDQPLLIKGAGAGAAVTASGIFADVIRIGNV